Within Desulfobacter sp., the genomic segment CTCCTTGAAATCCTAAAGTGTTAATGCCCGGTTATCACTGAGGTTAAGGTCCAGGCCCAGGACCTCCCGGGAGAGCCCCATGGCCCGTCCCAAAAACTGGGGCAGGTAAAGCACGGGAATATCCCGGGTCCCCCCGCAGGTCTCCAGGTTCATCTGGCACATGGGGCAGACCGTGACAATGCAGTCCGCCCCCCGGGCCGCATCCAGTATATTTCCCACCAGGAAACGGCCGGCCTCTGGCTTGGTGGTGGCATTGGAGGCCCCGCAGCATTGCCCCCCCATCTCCCAGTCCAGGACCCGGGCGCCGGCCGCCTGGATCATGGCATCCATGGACCGGGGCCGTTCCGGGTTGTCAAACACTTGATAAGGCCGCAGACACTGGCATCCATAGTAAGGGGCGACCACCATGCCTTCCATGGATTTGGAAAACATGCCGGGCACCCAGTCCACATCCCTGGAGAGCACATCCAGCAGATGGCGTACGGCCACCGGCACCTCCCCGTTTAAATCCTCCCGGGACAGGGCATGGCCGATGAGTTTCCTTTTTTCCTTATCTGAAGCCAGGGTCTCCCGGGCCGCTTTCAGATTCAGGTAACAGGCGGAACAGGGGACCAGAATATCCTGGTTCTCCCCGGTTTTGCCGGCCAATGCCAGATTCCGGGCGGCAAGGGCCAGTGCGATGTCGGTATCCACAGCCTGGGCCGCCGTGGCCCCGCAGCAGGTCCAGTCCTCAATCTCAACAAGTTGGGCCCCAAGCCCGTCCATCAGCGCCCGCACCGAAAAATCATACTCCTTTGCCGTCCCTGTGAGGGAGCAGCCCGGGTAATACAGATAGGATTTCATCCATCCCTCCTTTCCCGGACCGCCTCAAACAGGCCGTCCAGCTTGCCGGGCCCCTGGCCGGGCATC encodes:
- a CDS encoding disulfide reductase: MKSYLYYPGCSLTGTAKEYDFSVRALMDGLGAQLVEIEDWTCCGATAAQAVDTDIALALAARNLALAGKTGENQDILVPCSACYLNLKAARETLASDKEKRKLIGHALSREDLNGEVPVAVRHLLDVLSRDVDWVPGMFSKSMEGMVVAPYYGCQCLRPYQVFDNPERPRSMDAMIQAAGARVLDWEMGGQCCGASNATTKPEAGRFLVGNILDAARGADCIVTVCPMCQMNLETCGGTRDIPVLYLPQFLGRAMGLSREVLGLDLNLSDNRALTL